In Haliscomenobacter hydrossis DSM 1100, the DNA window TAACAAATGATATACCCAGATGATCCCAAGAATTTTTACGCTCGTTCTATTGTTGTCCAGTAGATTATGCTTCGCTCAATTTACTGAACATTACACAGTTGATTCACTTACTGAATCAGGACAACCCAGTAAATCCATTTTTTATCAAAACCACGTTTATGCCTTGGGTATTTCTACCGACAATGAAGGCCCTGAGTTTATTGCCCGCAAATTAGATACTTTAGGCAATACAGTTTGGTCGACCGCTCTGATCACTCCACGATTGGGTTATCCTCCCACCTATCAGTGTTTTCATTTATCTACACTCGATGACCAATATCTGTTGGTAGGGATTTCTGACTATGCCAGTCTTGCCTATACTATACTCAAGATAGACTTGAAAAATGGGGCAATCATCAGCAAATATTTGGATACCAATGGCGGCTATACGTATACTGAGTTAAGTTTTGCCAGTAAAGACACTGCTGTTTTTATAGTTGAAGCTTACCATGACCTTATTTTGGCTACTTTCGATAAGCTTAGCGGGAAAACCGTTCAAACTTACAAACTTGGCGGAAGAGACCTAAATCCTTTTGCCATCGTTGGCGATAAACGAGGCAACGTTTATTACTCAAAAGGAGATACCATCTTTAAAATCAATTACCAAAACCCTGGCTTAAAGCTATGGACTCTCCCTTTTCCTGCACTTGATAAAATAACCATTTCCAAAATTTACCTCGATCCAGACGATGGTGCGCTGTATGCTTTTGGTCAGGCCAAATACAATTATACCCTACCCATTGTGGTGAAAATTGACCCCCAAGCTGGGAAAATAATTTGGAGCACCAAAATCGAAGATCTTGGCGATTTTATTTTTAGTGCTATGGATGTAAGCCCCAGAAGCCTTTACATCAGTTGGAACGATCGCTTCGCCGGTGGTGCCTATTACACCCCTACCAGTAAAATAGATAAACAAACGGGAGCAATCATTTGGTCAAAATTGCATCGTTTCGACCCTAGTCTTCCTATATCTCAAAGGACCACAGTCATTACTGCTGGTTCAGACGGAATTTACCTCCTCGGGCATGATTGGGGCATCATGAAACTGGATACCTTGAGTGGAGCAAAAATTTATTCTTTTCAAGTAAATGTTTACGAAAGCATTTACGACCTACAAGGATATAACCCTGGTCGGAATATTTTTGAAACGCCAACCAGGCTCATCTCGATCGGACAAAAGCCTTACCGAAGTATTTCATTCAAAGAGGTTTTTCTAACCCTGGACAAAAACACGGGAAAGATCATTGCGGAAAAAGATTATGGTGGCCTCAAACAGTATGATGCGCAAACCATTCAAATGCTGGCAACGCCTCAAGGGCAATTCATTGCAATACAACAAATTGGGGCAATGGGGAAAGTCGTACTTTTTGATGCAGACAACACCCCTCTTTGGGAATATTTTCTACCTCAAGAAAGAAAGCTGATTTATGCAAAAATTTTGAATGATAGCCTACTTGCTGTACTTAGTGGTGGCTTTAATCTCGATTTATTCAATTTTGTGAAAAAGAAATTTCTTAAAAATTTCCCCATATCCAATACTGACTATTCCACTTTCTTTTTGGCAAAACCAAGTATTGTATTTCATCCCCCAAATATGATTTTCGTCGCAATACACCGCAATGCCTCTGAACCACAAACGGCCATGTATCGGATTGATTTGCCTGCGAATTTCAATAGCCTCAATGAACATACCCTATACATCAGGAATTCGGTTTCACTGCCAAGTGATAAATTTTCGGTGAATAATGTCTTGGTTCCCCTCAATAAAGACACCATCATTTTTATTAACGGCTACAGTATTGAAAAAAGGTCTATTCCTAGTAGTGACATCCGGGATGACTACAAAGGGATACCAACCGGGTTTGTGCAAAAAGTTCATCTCGATCATTATCAAAATAATTTTCTATTGGCGCTTGGCTATGATCGTTCCGAACAGGTCGTGCTCACCAAAATCAATCGGACTGCTTTTACAAAAGTATGGACGAACTCGTTACCTGTTTATGGTCAAATATCAAAATGGATACAGGGGGAAACCAGCAACATCATCTATATCATTGTAAATCAGGCAAATCGGCAGTTGCACTTGCTCAAATACGACACGGAAAACCAAACGGTTATTTGGCAAAAAACGTTATTTGAAACACCAAACGAATCTGTGCATTTCACGGATATTTGCTTGAATCAGAACGACCAATCCTTGTTGATTGCTGGTTATACCGAAAGTATACCCCAAAATAAAAAAGCAATTTTCATCAATATCGGTTTTGATGGCAGCATACAATCCAATCTTCTCGCTGAAGGCGATTTTCCAGGGAACAATCAGGGCTTATGCGTCCTTTATCTTGAACCTGCCAACAAGTCGTATTTTGGCGGAAGCATCAACAAGTCCCCACAAAAAGCCAGCTCAGCGTTTATCTATTCCTTTTCTGCTGATCAATTAAACAATTCGATAAAAGGGCTGATTTTTTGGGATAAAAATAGCGATGGTAAACAAAGCAAGGACGAACCTGGAGTTGCTTTAGGTGATGTTTTTCTTGGCTTTACTACCCGTGTTTACCACAATGCGGAGGGCCAATTCAAAACGCTGGTTCCATCGGGACAATTTACCTTGAGATACCGTGTGCCTGAGCACTGGATACTTACAAGTGGAGAGTTTTCGTATCCCATTGATGCTTCAAACATTCAAAATTTAAAAGACACTTTCCGTTTTGGGATCATCCCCATTCAAATGGTCAATAAAATTGACGTTTCAGCAACCAGTCAACAATTGGTTTGCAACGAAGAAGCTCCGCTGTATGTGATTGTAAAAAACAAAGGCACCAGCATCC includes these proteins:
- a CDS encoding DUF7619 domain-containing protein; protein product: MIPRIFTLVLLLSSRLCFAQFTEHYTVDSLTESGQPSKSIFYQNHVYALGISTDNEGPEFIARKLDTLGNTVWSTALITPRLGYPPTYQCFHLSTLDDQYLLVGISDYASLAYTILKIDLKNGAIISKYLDTNGGYTYTELSFASKDTAVFIVEAYHDLILATFDKLSGKTVQTYKLGGRDLNPFAIVGDKRGNVYYSKGDTIFKINYQNPGLKLWTLPFPALDKITISKIYLDPDDGALYAFGQAKYNYTLPIVVKIDPQAGKIIWSTKIEDLGDFIFSAMDVSPRSLYISWNDRFAGGAYYTPTSKIDKQTGAIIWSKLHRFDPSLPISQRTTVITAGSDGIYLLGHDWGIMKLDTLSGAKIYSFQVNVYESIYDLQGYNPGRNIFETPTRLISIGQKPYRSISFKEVFLTLDKNTGKIIAEKDYGGLKQYDAQTIQMLATPQGQFIAIQQIGAMGKVVLFDADNTPLWEYFLPQERKLIYAKILNDSLLAVLSGGFNLDLFNFVKKKFLKNFPISNTDYSTFFLAKPSIVFHPPNMIFVAIHRNASEPQTAMYRIDLPANFNSLNEHTLYIRNSVSLPSDKFSVNNVLVPLNKDTIIFINGYSIEKRSIPSSDIRDDYKGIPTGFVQKVHLDHYQNNFLLALGYDRSEQVVLTKINRTAFTKVWTNSLPVYGQISKWIQGETSNIIYIIVNQANRQLHLLKYDTENQTVIWQKTLFETPNESVHFTDICLNQNDQSLLIAGYTESIPQNKKAIFINIGFDGSIQSNLLAEGDFPGNNQGLCVLYLEPANKSYFGGSINKSPQKASSAFIYSFSADQLNNSIKGLIFWDKNSDGKQSKDEPGVALGDVFLGFTTRVYHNAEGQFKTLVPSGQFTLRYRVPEHWILTSGEFSYPIDASNIQNLKDTFRFGIIPIQMVNKIDVSATSQQLVCNEEAPLYVIVKNKGTSIQNVKLRLDFQGTPILQNMLPDSIRQRAMYWTFDSLSPGAARWIKLDFLIPGVGQIGDSLVYKSTAFYQQSPNLVDSTIYRYQDILLCSYDPNDKLVQPEGLQKNKLTLFNQYLNYTIRFQNTGNFPARHITIIDTIDRDLDFASFEFLNASHPITEVTGKGNVVKFVFKNINLPDSTNNEPESHGFVSFRIKDRSGLAEKTTINNTAYIYFDQNPAIVTNTTQNIMVSKFEDISTSSQDKSISPHFRLYPNPAQDYFLLDASMDNFSSIKWKMINTLGKTCLEGNTHRFPQHISTHTLPNGMYYLILEGRKIMKVVITR